Genomic DNA from Candidatus Bathyarchaeota archaeon:
TTTCAAGGTCGCCCGATATTATAAATTCCTCCAGTGTTGTAGCCACCCTCGTTTTTAGACATCTTGCCAAGCTCGTAAAGATATCACTTTGCTTTCTTCAATTAGAGCACCGTAGCCTTCATGCTTCCTGTGTCGGTACCTAACAATTTTCAACAAGATCCCTTCATGTAACCTTGCATTCTTCTTGTGAATGAATGTTTTAAGAACTTTTCGAAGAATTGAATGGAGCGAGTTGATAAGGAAAATTTTTCAATTCGAATGCAGAAAATGGATTTATGTCTTTGAAAACGCGGACGCGAAAACTAGCCCTAATAGAAGGTGTGGTTGCAGGTACCCTCTTCGGTACAGCGGCGGTTTTTATACGATTTCTTCAAAATTTAGACGTTTTTTCCATAGCTTTCTGGCGTTTGGTGATCGCTTGTTGCATTCTAGCGGCAATATTGCTATCTTCTAGGAAGTTTTCCGGCTTAAAAGATTACGGACTGAAAAATTTAAAGGAATTTTTTGCCTTGGGGCTTTTGCTTGGGCTTCACTTTATTTTCTTTATATCAGCCGTTAAACATACAACGATTCTTAACGCCACGGTCCTTGTTAACACGGCACCAATTTTCTCAGTTTTCATTTCGTCTTTTCTTTTCAACTTGAAGCCCTCCCGTCTAGTGGCCGTTGGAATAGCTGTATCTGTTGTTGGGGCATTCATTATTGCATACGCTGAATACGCCACCAGCTTAGATGAGACTTTAGTTGGGTTTTCTTCAACTGCAAAAGGCGATTTAGAAGCTGTTTTAGCTGCTTTTGTGGAGGCCATCTATCTAAACTATGGCAGAAAAATAAGAGAGCAGAAGGCGATATTGCCGATAATGCTTCCCATATACTTATTTGCGTCAATTGTTGTAGGTCTATTAGGCTCGACGGTTGCAAGTAAAACACTAATGTTCCCGGCAGAGGTCGGAGTTATTCTTCCACTGCTCGGTTTAGGCATCCTTCCAACCACTGTAGCACATACGCTGTATTTTTCGTCCCTTTCCAATTTGAAGTCCTTTGAAACAGCTACTATGGCCTTGCTTGAACCTATAGGTGCCACAGCCCTTGGCGTGGTATTATTCGGCGAATTGCCCGCACCGCTCTTTGTCTTGGGAACAGCCTTAGTGCTTCTGGGAATAATCTTCGTTGCAAAGGGAGACTTGTAGCTAACTTTTAGACGAAACAGATAAAAAGTTGAGCTGTAAAACTGTGCAACAAACCGGGCTGGGGAAGATGTCCTCCATTGACAAAATATCAAAGGCCTTGAAATCCGCGATAAGCTACTTAGACAATTCCATACTATCCTTAAGAAACAAAGATGAAAACGCCTTTTCAAACAGTGTTTGGCATGTCGCCGCGGAACTTGAATATGCATTGTTTTTGTTTTCTATAACCCTTGGAAATGGACATAACGTGTCAATTGCTAAGTCCAACCCGGAGGTTAAAAGTATTCAAATGGATCAAGTCATGCTAAAAGTTAAAGGTTTGATTAGTGAGGCAGAAGAGTCTATTGGAAAAGGAGAGTTGTCAGACGCTTATAAGAAC
This window encodes:
- a CDS encoding DMT family transporter; translated protein: MKTRTRKLALIEGVVAGTLFGTAAVFIRFLQNLDVFSIAFWRLVIACCILAAILLSSRKFSGLKDYGLKNLKEFFALGLLLGLHFIFFISAVKHTTILNATVLVNTAPIFSVFISSFLFNLKPSRLVAVGIAVSVVGAFIIAYAEYATSLDETLVGFSSTAKGDLEAVLAAFVEAIYLNYGRKIREQKAILPIMLPIYLFASIVVGLLGSTVASKTLMFPAEVGVILPLLGLGILPTTVAHTLYFSSLSNLKSFETATMALLEPIGATALGVVLFGELPAPLFVLGTALVLLGIIFVAKGDL